A region from the Kribbella shirazensis genome encodes:
- a CDS encoding MFS transporter: protein MRNATEVRTRRSLVAGTVGNFVEWYEFGAYGFFATVIAANFFSSTATSDAESLIKTYASFALAFFFRPIGAAVFGRVGDRIGRRPTLILVLLLMTLSTTLIGLLPTYATIGAAAPWLLTLVRALQGLSAGGEFGGAVSIMTEFAPRTKRGLYGAWQSFTVALGLLAGAGLAAILATTLSKEALSDWGWRVPFLVALPLGLVALWLRLKLDETPNFTRVQEQPRPAEAGEVAKAIALGIGRLMGWSAAGYTFLVVMPSYLQATLNATFQQALVATVLANAGFAVSILPAGWLSDRIGRRPVMVAGAALVVVLAFPLMNLLQDKESGNAAKGLAVFAAGLVVGLMAGPGPAMLAEMFPTRARYTGLGLAYSLSNAVFSGSAGLIITELIKRTKNVDIPAWYVVVTCAVSVIALLTLRGDDHRRELRD, encoded by the coding sequence ATGAGGAACGCTACCGAGGTCAGGACCCGTCGGTCGCTGGTGGCCGGGACGGTCGGGAACTTCGTCGAGTGGTACGAGTTCGGGGCCTACGGCTTCTTCGCGACCGTGATCGCCGCGAACTTCTTCAGCAGTACGGCGACCAGCGACGCCGAGAGCCTGATCAAGACGTACGCCTCGTTCGCGCTGGCGTTCTTCTTCCGGCCGATCGGGGCCGCGGTGTTCGGGCGGGTCGGCGACCGGATCGGACGGCGGCCGACGCTGATCCTGGTCCTGCTGTTGATGACGCTGTCGACCACACTGATCGGCCTGCTGCCGACGTACGCCACCATCGGTGCGGCCGCGCCCTGGCTGTTGACGTTGGTGCGCGCGCTGCAGGGCCTGTCGGCAGGTGGTGAGTTCGGCGGCGCCGTGTCGATCATGACCGAGTTCGCCCCGCGCACGAAGCGCGGCCTGTACGGCGCCTGGCAGTCGTTCACGGTCGCGCTCGGGTTGCTCGCGGGCGCCGGGCTCGCCGCGATCCTCGCGACGACGCTGAGCAAGGAGGCGTTGTCGGACTGGGGCTGGCGCGTGCCGTTCCTGGTCGCGTTGCCGCTCGGCCTGGTCGCGCTGTGGCTGCGGCTCAAGCTCGACGAAACCCCGAACTTCACCCGCGTCCAGGAGCAGCCGCGGCCGGCCGAGGCCGGTGAGGTGGCGAAGGCGATCGCTCTCGGCATCGGCCGCCTGATGGGCTGGTCGGCGGCCGGCTACACGTTCCTGGTCGTCATGCCGTCGTACCTGCAGGCAACGCTCAACGCGACCTTCCAGCAGGCGCTGGTCGCGACCGTGCTCGCGAACGCCGGCTTCGCGGTGTCGATCCTCCCGGCCGGGTGGCTCAGCGACCGGATCGGGCGGCGGCCGGTGATGGTGGCCGGCGCGGCGCTGGTCGTCGTACTGGCGTTCCCGCTGATGAACCTGTTGCAGGACAAGGAGTCGGGGAACGCCGCCAAGGGGCTCGCGGTGTTCGCGGCCGGGCTCGTCGTGGGGCTGATGGCGGGCCCGGGGCCGGCGATGCTCGCGGAGATGTTCCCGACCCGGGCGCGGTACACGGGGCTCGGCCTGGCGTACTCGCTGTCGAACGCGGTGTTCTCCGGATCGGCCGGGTTGATCATCACCGAGCTGATCAAGCGGACGAAGAACGTCGACATCCCGGCCTGGTACGTGGTGGTCACGTGCGCGGTGAGTGTGATCGCATTGCTCACGTTGCGCGGGGACGACCACCGACGGGAGTTGCGGGACTGA
- a CDS encoding anhydro-N-acetylmuramic acid kinase: MRVIGLMSGTSYDAIDAAAADLRLDGDQLVLTPLGLLSQPYPAELRSAVAAALPPAPTTMEQVCRLDTGIGQAFAAVAQQAVEQLCGGYADLIVSHGQTMFHWVDGGSVRGTLQLGQPAWIAEVTGVPVVSDLRARDVAAGGQGAPLVSIIDVLWLRGRPGVPVALNLGGIANITVVHGEPVAFDTGPANALIDAVVTELTGRPFDADGVMAARGQVHEELLARLLAEPYYGRRAPKSTGKELFNLAYVARAMEGLPEIPAEDLVATVTTLTARTVADAVRRYGGTEVVASGGGIRNPVLMHLLADELEIPVRTTDELGVPSAAKEAYAFAVLGFLTVHGLGGTVPSCTGAAHSSVLGSVTPGRSGLPTISGEARPPVRLVVA; encoded by the coding sequence ATGCGAGTGATCGGCCTGATGTCCGGGACGTCGTACGACGCCATCGACGCCGCGGCCGCGGACCTGCGGCTGGACGGGGACCAGTTGGTGCTGACGCCGCTGGGCCTGCTGAGCCAGCCGTACCCGGCGGAGCTGCGCTCGGCGGTCGCGGCCGCGTTGCCGCCGGCGCCGACGACGATGGAGCAGGTGTGCCGGCTCGACACCGGGATCGGGCAGGCGTTCGCGGCCGTCGCGCAGCAGGCGGTCGAGCAGCTGTGCGGCGGGTACGCGGACCTGATCGTGTCGCACGGGCAGACGATGTTCCACTGGGTCGACGGCGGGTCGGTACGGGGGACGTTGCAGCTCGGTCAGCCGGCGTGGATCGCGGAGGTGACCGGCGTACCGGTGGTGTCGGACCTGCGGGCGCGGGACGTGGCGGCGGGAGGGCAGGGTGCGCCGCTGGTCAGCATCATCGACGTGCTGTGGTTGCGCGGGCGTCCCGGCGTACCGGTGGCGCTGAATCTCGGCGGGATCGCGAACATCACCGTCGTGCACGGCGAGCCGGTTGCCTTCGACACCGGTCCGGCGAACGCGCTGATCGACGCGGTGGTGACGGAGCTGACCGGGCGGCCGTTCGACGCGGACGGGGTGATGGCGGCGCGTGGGCAGGTGCACGAGGAACTGCTGGCGCGGCTGCTGGCCGAGCCCTACTACGGGCGCCGGGCGCCGAAGTCGACGGGGAAGGAGCTGTTCAACCTCGCGTACGTCGCGCGCGCGATGGAGGGACTGCCCGAGATCCCGGCGGAGGACCTGGTCGCGACCGTCACCACGCTGACCGCGCGGACGGTCGCCGATGCGGTACGACGGTACGGCGGGACCGAGGTGGTGGCGTCGGGCGGCGGGATCCGGAACCCGGTGCTGATGCATCTGCTCGCGGACGAGTTGGAGATTCCGGTCCGGACCACCGACGAGTTGGGGGTGCCGTCGGCGGCGAAGGAGGCGTACGCGTTCGCCGTACTGGGTTTCCTCACCGTGCACGGACTCGGCGGGACGGTGCCGAGCTGCACCGGCGCCGCGCACTCCAGCGTGCTCGGCTCGGTGACCCCCGGCCGGAGCGGACTGCCCACGATCTCCGGCGAGGCACGACCACCCGTGCGCCTCGTGGTGGCTTGA
- a CDS encoding AAA family ATPase: MTRLFVVTGAPGSGKSTVVPELVRLSPGNLVVMDMDELLDDNGRLLGIDIASPTATPIWPAYNALWLRITELIRRSGIPVLLLSPLLPAELPEGRWLHLDCSDAVRRKRLAGRGWPEAAIEEAIADAAEIRKLVPRSVRGDVAPERSAKSILDWIRGERFGKTLSLWGRLRG, encoded by the coding sequence GTGACGAGGTTGTTCGTGGTGACCGGGGCGCCCGGGTCCGGGAAGTCCACGGTCGTGCCGGAGCTGGTCCGGCTGAGTCCGGGGAACCTGGTCGTGATGGACATGGACGAGCTGCTGGACGACAACGGCCGGCTGCTCGGGATCGACATCGCGAGTCCGACGGCGACGCCGATCTGGCCGGCGTACAACGCGCTGTGGTTGCGGATCACCGAGCTGATCCGGCGCTCGGGGATCCCGGTGCTGTTGCTTTCGCCGCTGCTTCCGGCGGAGCTGCCCGAGGGGCGCTGGCTGCATCTGGACTGCTCGGACGCGGTACGGCGCAAGCGGCTGGCCGGGCGCGGGTGGCCCGAGGCTGCGATCGAGGAGGCGATCGCGGACGCGGCCGAGATCCGCAAGCTCGTACCGCGGTCGGTGCGTGGGGACGTCGCGCCGGAGCGGTCCGCGAAGAGCATCCTGGACTGGATCCGCGGTGAACGCTTCGGCAAGACCCTCAGCCTGTGGGGCCGGCTCCGCGGGTGA
- a CDS encoding MerR family transcriptional regulator, producing MRLTISEFARSVGLAPSALRFYDDCGLLPPAEVDATNGYRYYDPAQADRARLLRDLREIDLPLPDVRLALDAPPAEVADLIRSHLRTLEAKSTATREAATRLLTQLLARNTTAVLGGPELASAIRQVAPTAAAGSADAGEGLEVVLSCVLIELSPEEVTFVATDRYRLAVRTVRPVEFGGTSTRVLVRADELADVSRWAAAGDVVRVEVDGGLTLVRGDESRELAVVDAEYPAYEQILDGLAPPACRVVVDRVGLLEALAGRDVVALDIDSESLRIGDDVKLDAIGSGAVRIGFTASLLAAALEASVGPDVLLEICEPARPVVVRSADQGTFTTLVMPVRLDG from the coding sequence ATGAGGCTGACGATCAGTGAGTTCGCGCGGTCGGTGGGGCTCGCGCCGAGTGCTCTGCGGTTCTACGACGACTGCGGTCTGCTCCCACCGGCCGAGGTCGACGCGACCAACGGTTACCGGTACTACGACCCGGCCCAGGCGGACCGCGCCCGCCTGCTGCGCGACCTCCGTGAGATCGACCTCCCGCTCCCCGACGTCCGCCTCGCGCTCGACGCACCACCTGCCGAGGTCGCGGACCTGATCCGCTCGCACCTCCGCACCCTCGAGGCCAAGTCCACCGCGACTCGCGAAGCCGCCACCCGGCTCCTGACCCAACTCCTCGCCCGGAACACCACGGCCGTACTGGGCGGGCCCGAACTGGCCAGTGCGATCCGCCAGGTGGCCCCTACCGCCGCTGCCGGGTCCGCCGACGCGGGCGAGGGCTTAGAGGTGGTGTTGAGCTGTGTGTTGATCGAGCTCTCGCCGGAGGAGGTCACGTTCGTGGCGACCGATCGGTACCGGTTGGCGGTGCGGACGGTACGGCCGGTGGAGTTCGGTGGGACGTCGACGCGGGTGCTCGTGCGCGCCGACGAGCTCGCGGACGTGAGTCGGTGGGCCGCGGCGGGAGACGTCGTGCGGGTGGAGGTGGACGGCGGGCTGACTCTGGTGCGGGGCGACGAGTCACGTGAGTTGGCGGTCGTGGATGCGGAGTATCCGGCGTACGAGCAGATCCTGGACGGGCTGGCGCCGCCGGCTTGCCGGGTGGTGGTGGATCGGGTGGGACTGCTGGAGGCGCTCGCCGGGCGGGACGTTGTTGCTCTGGACATTGACTCGGAGAGCTTGCGGATCGGCGACGACGTGAAGCTCGACGCGATCGGGTCGGGGGCGGTGCGGATCGGGTTCACCGCGAGTCTGCTGGCCGCCGCGCTCGAGGCGAGTGTCGGGCCGGACGTGTTGCTCGAGATCTGTGAGCCCGCCCGGCCGGTCGTCGTACGCTCGGCCGATCAGGGCACGTTCACCACGCTGGTCATGCCTGTCCGGCTGGACGGGTGA
- a CDS encoding MFS transporter — translation MNWSYYGWLAGSTLSVLGDTVLFFALGWAATGIGPRVAALVLTGFTLPRAVLLLLGGVLGDRIGPRRLLLACTAIVGACCFLLAAVVGVRGVSAGLLLTTSIVVGTVDAFALPAAGVLPRLFVPDDQLPRAMALRTSATQIITLAGGPVSGLLIATVGLVGALMVDGVTFAIQFLVLLLLRPPYDVPPQTDRPSVVRAAVDGLRVAVGDRVLRKILLVVAVVAAFVLPVTSLCVPLLARSQGWTAAQAGFVVAGNVCGGLLVTVVVARFGTFDRAGVAGGLGCFLAALGISGLALAPSVPAAVGATVVQGLGIGLFTSHLAPVFVRSTPRSHLTRLQSLLSLAQTVPLIASTNLLAALDVHHALTLAAAATALAGLTLLRLEPPS, via the coding sequence GTGAACTGGTCGTACTACGGCTGGCTGGCAGGCTCCACGCTCTCGGTTCTGGGCGACACCGTCCTGTTCTTCGCGCTCGGCTGGGCCGCGACGGGCATCGGGCCACGGGTCGCCGCGCTCGTGCTGACCGGATTCACCCTGCCGCGCGCCGTACTCCTCCTGCTCGGTGGTGTGCTCGGTGACCGGATCGGCCCACGCCGGCTGCTGCTCGCCTGCACCGCGATCGTCGGCGCGTGCTGCTTCCTGCTCGCCGCGGTTGTCGGTGTCCGCGGAGTCTCCGCCGGCCTCCTGCTCACCACGTCGATCGTCGTCGGCACCGTCGACGCGTTCGCCTTGCCCGCGGCCGGCGTACTCCCGCGACTGTTCGTGCCCGACGATCAGTTGCCTAGAGCAATGGCACTGCGGACGTCGGCCACTCAGATCATCACTCTCGCCGGCGGTCCGGTCAGCGGTCTGCTGATCGCGACGGTCGGGTTGGTCGGGGCGCTCATGGTCGACGGCGTGACGTTCGCGATCCAGTTCCTCGTGCTGCTCCTGCTCAGACCGCCGTACGACGTGCCTCCGCAAACCGATCGCCCGTCGGTCGTCCGTGCAGCCGTGGACGGACTGCGGGTTGCCGTCGGTGATCGCGTGCTGCGGAAGATCCTGCTCGTGGTCGCGGTGGTGGCCGCATTCGTACTGCCGGTGACGTCGCTGTGCGTTCCGCTGCTCGCCCGGTCGCAGGGCTGGACGGCTGCGCAGGCCGGGTTTGTCGTCGCGGGCAACGTCTGCGGCGGGTTGCTGGTGACGGTCGTGGTGGCACGCTTCGGCACCTTCGATCGGGCCGGGGTGGCCGGCGGTCTCGGCTGTTTCCTCGCGGCGCTCGGGATCTCGGGCCTGGCTCTCGCGCCGTCCGTCCCGGCCGCGGTCGGCGCGACCGTAGTCCAGGGCCTGGGCATCGGCCTCTTCACATCGCACCTCGCGCCGGTCTTCGTCCGCAGTACGCCGAGATCACACCTGACCCGACTCCAATCCCTGCTGTCCCTGGCCCAGACCGTCCCGCTGATTGCGTCGACCAATCTCCTCGCGGCCCTCGACGTCCACCACGCGCTCACCCTCGCCGCCGCAGCCACAGCCCTCGCCGGCCTCACCCTCCTCCGCCTCGAACCGCCTTCCTGA
- a CDS encoding DJ-1/PfpI family protein, producing the protein MKTAYVAVYETLADWEIGHLAVELRTGRFTGVPWSVVTVGESLEPVVTMGGMRVVPDVTIADVEPDAGDLLVLAGSVQWDAGGGEAFAKLAAQFLDAGVPVAAICGATAGLARAGLLDERKHTSAAKEYLQATGYQGGDEYVDARAVVDGDLITAGPDSPVQFARAVLQRLALADERKLEAYEGVFHRADATAYPALVG; encoded by the coding sequence ATGAAGACGGCATATGTAGCGGTGTACGAGACGTTGGCGGACTGGGAGATCGGGCATCTGGCGGTGGAGTTGCGGACGGGGCGGTTCACCGGGGTGCCGTGGTCGGTGGTGACGGTGGGGGAGTCGCTGGAGCCGGTGGTGACCATGGGCGGGATGCGGGTGGTCCCGGATGTGACGATCGCGGACGTGGAGCCGGACGCGGGGGATCTGCTGGTGCTGGCCGGATCGGTGCAGTGGGATGCCGGAGGTGGGGAGGCGTTCGCGAAGCTGGCGGCGCAGTTCCTGGATGCCGGTGTGCCGGTGGCGGCGATCTGCGGTGCGACGGCGGGGCTGGCGCGGGCCGGGTTGCTCGACGAGCGGAAGCACACGAGTGCGGCCAAGGAGTACCTGCAGGCGACGGGTTACCAGGGCGGGGACGAGTACGTCGACGCGCGCGCGGTCGTCGACGGGGATCTGATCACGGCGGGGCCGGACTCGCCGGTGCAGTTCGCGCGGGCGGTGCTGCAGCGGCTCGCGCTCGCGGACGAGCGGAAGCTGGAGGCATACGAGGGCGTGTTCCACCGCGCCGACGCCACGGCGTACCCGGCCCTGGTCGGGTGA